In a genomic window of Demequina muriae:
- a CDS encoding Imm61 family immunity protein gives MNTEVLTALSAWAAQAGYRRLVDDSSVVIADEGGEIRFYVRNEDGQWMLSRAERAEDETVLMVATELPDIERHLAEQIGWDVRSQLGLAQILLPYEIDDLADGYRINEVGDGWAELVDSTTGHAVACFLHTSVPYRAVRFSWYADTPPETLRTWFTDPRGGPRLQRFLAGE, from the coding sequence ATGAACACCGAGGTGCTGACTGCGCTATCCGCCTGGGCCGCGCAAGCGGGCTACCGGCGCCTCGTCGACGACAGTTCCGTCGTTATCGCTGACGAAGGCGGCGAGATCCGTTTCTACGTCCGCAATGAGGATGGTCAGTGGATGCTGTCGCGGGCCGAACGCGCAGAAGACGAGACGGTTCTCATGGTCGCCACGGAACTGCCCGACATTGAGCGGCACCTTGCTGAGCAGATCGGTTGGGACGTACGGTCCCAACTGGGCTTGGCCCAGATCCTTCTCCCGTACGAAATCGATGACCTAGCAGATGGATACCGCATCAATGAGGTCGGCGACGGGTGGGCCGAACTCGTCGACTCGACAACCGGCCACGCGGTGGCGTGTTTCCTTCACACCAGCGTGCCCTATCGAGCAGTGCGTTTCTCCTGGTACGCGGATACGCCACCAGAGACCTTGCGCACCTGGTTCACGGACCCTCGCGGGGGACCACGGCTCCAGCGCTTTCTCGCCGGTGAATGA
- a CDS encoding DUF5996 family protein — protein MSTEMAAQDQSWPRLKVADWTATRDTLHMWTQIVGKVRLVSAPLMNHWWHVTLYVTPRGLSTGSIPAGRRLFDIEFDFIDHELRMRTSDGDARTIRLEAKPVSVFHAQALKALHELGIEAEISATPNEVHPAIPFADDTEHCSYDPAAARLFWEQLMQAHRVIEEFRSHFLGKVSPVHFFWGAMDLACTRFSGRGAPVHPGGAPNVGDWVMVEGYSRELFSCGFWPGGGEEGAFYAYAYPEPDGFADHPIGPDGAYYSVDNGQFLLPYEAVATAEDPDQAVSEFLHASYRAAAKNGGWDRDALECDPGRWDHRHQRHDHDSARPLDERFTR, from the coding sequence ATGAGCACGGAGATGGCGGCGCAGGATCAGTCCTGGCCACGGCTCAAGGTCGCTGACTGGACGGCGACGCGAGACACGCTTCACATGTGGACGCAGATCGTGGGCAAGGTGCGTCTGGTGAGCGCACCGCTGATGAATCACTGGTGGCACGTGACCCTCTATGTGACCCCGCGCGGGCTGAGCACCGGGAGCATCCCTGCCGGTCGCCGGCTGTTCGACATCGAGTTCGACTTCATCGACCACGAGCTCCGCATGCGCACGAGTGACGGCGACGCTCGCACCATCCGCCTTGAAGCGAAGCCCGTGTCGGTCTTTCACGCGCAGGCCTTGAAGGCGCTGCACGAGTTGGGCATCGAAGCGGAGATCTCCGCGACGCCGAACGAGGTGCACCCTGCGATCCCTTTCGCCGACGACACCGAGCACTGTTCTTACGACCCGGCCGCGGCGCGCCTGTTCTGGGAACAGCTGATGCAGGCGCACCGGGTGATCGAGGAGTTCCGGTCGCACTTTCTCGGCAAGGTCAGCCCCGTCCACTTCTTCTGGGGGGCGATGGATCTCGCCTGCACCCGGTTCTCGGGACGCGGCGCACCCGTGCACCCGGGTGGGGCTCCGAACGTGGGCGATTGGGTCATGGTCGAGGGCTACTCGCGTGAGCTCTTTAGCTGTGGCTTCTGGCCCGGCGGGGGAGAGGAGGGCGCGTTCTACGCGTATGCCTATCCCGAACCCGACGGCTTCGCCGACCATCCGATCGGCCCCGATGGTGCGTACTACAGCGTCGACAACGGTCAATTCCTGCTGCCCTACGAGGCCGTGGCGACGGCCGAGGATCCAGACCAGGCGGTGTCGGAGTTCCTGCACGCCTCCTACCGTGCCGCTGCCAAGAACGGCGGCTGGGACAGGGACGCGCTTGAGTGCGACCCCGGTCGATGGGACCACCGCCACCAGAGACACGATCACGACAGCGCGCGCCCCCTCGACGAAAGGTTCACACGATGA
- a CDS encoding EAL domain-containing protein, with product MDLEQQLRAALTTDALTAHFQPGFDLRTGNAVDVETLARWTSPSRGSISPAVFVPVAEESGLVHALGDRILCLAVTQAARWRANDEVRVWVNVSPRQLAAAGLADRIESLLRDANLPAERLGIEVTESSLIDERRFADELRAIHNMGVGLAIDDFGTGYSSLARLASMPVDLLKIDRSFVSHDTSERGTSLLEGIVTLGHSLGARVTAEGVETKEQLQRVIDAGCDTAAGYLLQRPVEARDVVWTTLLT from the coding sequence GTGGACCTTGAGCAGCAACTCCGTGCTGCGCTGACCACGGACGCCTTGACGGCCCACTTCCAGCCGGGCTTCGACCTGCGCACGGGAAACGCGGTCGATGTCGAGACGCTGGCCCGGTGGACCAGCCCGTCCCGGGGGTCCATCTCGCCGGCGGTGTTCGTGCCCGTTGCCGAGGAGTCGGGCCTCGTGCACGCCTTGGGTGACCGCATCCTCTGCCTGGCCGTCACTCAGGCCGCCCGTTGGCGTGCCAATGATGAGGTGCGAGTGTGGGTGAACGTCTCGCCGCGGCAGTTGGCGGCCGCAGGGCTCGCGGACCGCATCGAGTCGCTCTTGCGAGACGCAAACCTGCCTGCGGAGCGGTTGGGGATCGAAGTCACCGAGTCGAGCCTGATCGACGAGCGGCGGTTCGCGGACGAGCTGCGGGCGATCCACAACATGGGAGTGGGGCTCGCGATCGACGACTTCGGCACCGGGTACTCATCCCTGGCTCGGCTCGCGAGCATGCCAGTGGACCTGCTGAAGATCGACCGCAGCTTCGTCTCGCATGACACTTCGGAGCGTGGGACTTCCCTGCTCGAGGGCATCGTCACGCTCGGGCATTCCTTGGGAGCGCGGGTCACTGCCGAGGGCGTCGAGACGAAGGAGCAGCTGCAACGAGTGATCGATGCTGGGTGTGACACTGCGGCCGGCTACCTGCTCCAGCGCCCTGTCGAAGCACGGGACGTCGTGTGGACGACGCTGCTGACGTGA
- the eccCa gene encoding type VII secretion protein EccCa — MTTRIVNRPARETRPLERPEPRTLAAPPPVGDAPPGGLPLQSLLPVIGSMSSITMMVVLRGNPVMVIVGAMILVVALVGGVGMAVSSRGRQVRQRRQARERYLDYLERVRAEVRATREEVRGEAHLLDPAPTALADLVRNPARLWERRRSHEDFLRVRIGEAVVPWFGLSLPEDPNPVQPYDPIMTAAGGQVCEAYSGVGGMPLVASLASATCVSIVAPRDAGRAVARSLIAQVASLHAPDDVALGLVVDQAQARAWSGLDLLPHVSVDGTWDGPMQARRIGSSVREVCAVMADDLADRYSHATGRRANEPSPHATVLMIEDYRDSATPALAVPGVSLPARELGFVHIALVEDRLDEPSNTDLRITVGEGVAGPTVRMETFEDPDVPAVDGRADLIDPATFTSLAAALCPLRLSTVSRSEGATAGAIGPLDLLGIGSIEELSPAAWRTQSGPQFLRVPVGTDDLGRALEIDIKEGAQGGMGPHGICIGATGSGKSEFLRTFVLGLAATHSPDDLAMILVDYKGGAAFAPLARLPHVSGLIDNLEGEAGLVERARASIAGEVVRRQRQLKEAGSLASITEYRRVRADNPALPPMPHLFVVIDEFGELLTAEPEFVDLLLTIGRIGRSIGVHMLLSSQRIESGKLRGLDTYLSYRIGLRTFSESESQVVLNTVDAFHLPPEPGWGFLKVDTTVYTRFRSGYVSGPTPGPVAQDEDEPAYAVEMPPFNTLSAALAGTDDGAGTSADVGHQDRPALIDEAVSRLRPGVASVASVWLPPLPDRLPLFEVLDSHHRDPLSVPIGLIDDPARQFQGPWRIDLDRSGGHHAVIGAPQSGRTTFLRAVAAGIATTHTPTQVTMYGLDLAGAGLARLEGFPHVGGVVTRHRTEQHIRLLEELHAMLAQREQMFRDMRIESLAHFRSLHSSGSLPGVVSPDVVLIVDGYGLIRSDFEQLEAPMGDLLTRGGSFGIHIVMSLTRWAEVTMRHQPLIGNKYELRLNDPTESTIARKLSETIKVPGRALTPDKLFAQVALPRIDNGPDEDSGEALSALAERTAADWQGPSAAPIRLLPESLDPASLPSVFDEPDRVPLGLRQDTMAPELLDFAGRDPHLLVLGDPGSGKSMALRQILAGITERHGPDEVVIALMEPRGALASTIHDDYLGGHATNGPRARELAAAVALEMAKRRDGESPSTMRVFVIADDFDILSAGGTSPLEPLLPFLPQARDLGLSVILTRPVAGASRALFDSSLQTVRDVGATGLLLSGERSEGALWPGVYATPAIPGRARIVRRAEAPRLMQIVHRG, encoded by the coding sequence ATGACCACCCGCATCGTCAACCGTCCCGCCCGCGAGACGCGGCCGCTCGAGCGCCCGGAGCCGCGCACCCTTGCCGCGCCACCGCCGGTCGGGGATGCTCCTCCCGGCGGACTGCCGCTGCAGTCGCTGCTGCCGGTCATCGGCTCGATGTCGTCGATCACGATGATGGTGGTGCTCCGTGGCAACCCGGTCATGGTGATCGTGGGGGCGATGATCCTGGTGGTCGCCCTCGTAGGCGGCGTGGGCATGGCCGTGTCGTCGCGAGGGCGACAGGTGCGCCAGCGCCGGCAGGCCCGCGAGCGCTACCTCGACTACCTCGAGCGCGTGCGTGCCGAGGTGCGTGCCACGCGTGAGGAGGTGCGCGGCGAGGCCCACCTGCTGGACCCGGCGCCCACCGCCTTGGCGGATCTGGTGCGCAACCCTGCGCGCCTGTGGGAGCGCCGCCGCTCGCACGAGGACTTCCTGCGTGTGCGCATCGGCGAGGCCGTGGTGCCGTGGTTCGGGCTGTCGCTGCCCGAGGATCCCAACCCGGTGCAGCCCTACGACCCGATCATGACTGCGGCCGGCGGCCAGGTCTGCGAGGCCTACAGCGGTGTCGGCGGCATGCCGCTCGTGGCGAGCCTGGCCTCCGCGACGTGCGTGAGCATCGTCGCCCCGCGCGACGCCGGGCGGGCAGTGGCCCGCAGCCTCATCGCCCAGGTGGCGTCCCTTCACGCCCCCGACGACGTCGCCCTGGGTCTGGTGGTGGACCAGGCGCAGGCGCGCGCATGGTCAGGGCTCGACCTGCTGCCCCACGTGAGCGTGGATGGCACCTGGGACGGGCCGATGCAGGCACGCCGCATCGGCTCCAGCGTGCGGGAGGTGTGCGCCGTCATGGCGGACGATCTCGCGGACCGCTACTCCCACGCCACCGGGCGGCGCGCGAACGAGCCGTCTCCGCACGCCACGGTGCTGATGATCGAGGACTACCGCGACTCCGCCACGCCCGCACTTGCGGTGCCCGGCGTGAGCCTGCCCGCGCGCGAGCTCGGGTTCGTGCACATCGCGCTGGTGGAGGACCGCCTCGACGAACCGTCGAACACGGACCTGCGCATCACCGTGGGGGAGGGCGTCGCCGGTCCCACGGTCCGTATGGAGACCTTCGAGGACCCCGACGTGCCCGCCGTCGATGGCCGTGCCGACCTCATCGACCCCGCCACGTTCACGTCGCTCGCGGCGGCGCTGTGCCCGCTGCGCCTCAGCACGGTGTCGCGCTCCGAAGGCGCTACGGCCGGCGCGATCGGGCCGCTCGACCTGCTGGGCATCGGCAGCATCGAGGAGCTCAGCCCCGCGGCGTGGCGCACCCAGTCGGGACCGCAGTTCCTGCGCGTGCCCGTCGGCACCGACGACCTGGGCCGAGCGCTCGAGATCGACATCAAGGAAGGTGCTCAGGGCGGCATGGGGCCGCACGGCATCTGCATCGGCGCGACCGGCTCCGGCAAGTCCGAGTTCCTGCGCACGTTCGTGCTGGGGCTCGCCGCGACGCACAGCCCCGACGACCTCGCGATGATCCTCGTGGACTACAAGGGCGGCGCAGCCTTCGCGCCACTGGCCCGCCTGCCGCACGTGTCCGGACTGATTGACAACCTCGAAGGTGAGGCCGGCCTGGTCGAGCGCGCCCGCGCATCGATCGCCGGCGAGGTGGTGCGACGCCAGCGTCAACTCAAGGAGGCGGGTTCCCTCGCGTCCATCACCGAGTACCGCCGCGTGCGCGCCGACAACCCCGCGCTGCCGCCGATGCCTCACCTGTTCGTGGTGATCGACGAGTTCGGCGAGCTGCTGACGGCCGAGCCGGAGTTCGTCGACCTGCTGCTCACCATCGGTCGCATCGGCCGCTCGATCGGCGTGCACATGCTGCTGTCCAGCCAGCGCATCGAGTCCGGCAAGCTGCGCGGGCTCGATACCTACCTGTCCTACCGCATTGGCCTGCGCACGTTCTCGGAGTCCGAGTCGCAGGTGGTGCTGAACACCGTCGACGCGTTCCACCTCCCGCCCGAGCCGGGCTGGGGCTTCCTCAAGGTCGACACCACCGTCTACACCCGGTTCCGCTCCGGCTACGTCTCCGGTCCCACGCCGGGGCCCGTCGCCCAGGACGAGGACGAGCCGGCGTACGCGGTGGAGATGCCGCCGTTCAACACCCTGAGCGCTGCGCTCGCGGGCACGGACGACGGGGCGGGCACCAGCGCGGACGTGGGCCACCAGGACCGTCCGGCCCTGATCGATGAGGCGGTCAGCAGGCTGCGCCCGGGCGTGGCTTCCGTTGCGAGCGTGTGGCTCCCGCCGCTGCCGGATCGCCTCCCGCTGTTCGAGGTGCTCGACAGCCACCACCGCGACCCGTTGTCGGTGCCCATCGGCCTGATCGATGACCCGGCGCGCCAGTTCCAGGGACCGTGGCGCATCGACCTCGACCGCTCCGGCGGGCACCACGCCGTGATCGGCGCCCCGCAGTCCGGGCGCACCACGTTCCTGCGCGCGGTCGCCGCGGGCATCGCGACGACTCATACGCCCACCCAGGTCACCATGTACGGACTTGACCTCGCCGGTGCGGGCCTCGCCCGACTCGAGGGGTTCCCTCACGTGGGCGGCGTGGTGACGCGTCACCGGACCGAGCAGCACATCCGCCTGCTCGAGGAGCTGCACGCGATGCTGGCGCAACGCGAGCAGATGTTCCGCGACATGCGCATCGAGTCGCTTGCGCACTTCCGGTCGCTGCACTCGAGCGGGTCATTGCCAGGCGTGGTCTCGCCCGACGTCGTACTGATCGTGGACGGCTACGGACTGATCCGCTCCGACTTCGAGCAGCTCGAGGCCCCCATGGGCGACCTGCTCACCCGCGGCGGCTCGTTCGGCATCCACATCGTCATGTCCCTGACGCGCTGGGCCGAGGTCACCATGCGCCACCAGCCGCTCATCGGCAACAAGTACGAACTGCGGCTCAACGACCCCACTGAGTCGACGATCGCCCGTAAACTCTCGGAGACCATCAAGGTGCCCGGGCGAGCGCTCACCCCGGACAAGCTCTTCGCTCAGGTCGCGCTGCCTCGCATCGACAACGGCCCCGACGAGGACTCCGGCGAGGCGCTCTCCGCTCTCGCTGAGCGCACTGCCGCGGACTGGCAGGGACCATCCGCCGCCCCCATCCGCCTGCTGCCGGAGTCGCTCGACCCCGCGAGCCTGCCGTCGGTGTTCGACGAGCCCGATCGCGTGCCTCTCGGCCTGCGCCAGGACACGATGGCTCCCGAGCTGCTGGACTTCGCGGGCCGCGATCCGCACCTGCTGGTGCTCGGCGATCCGGGGTCGGGCAAGTCGATGGCCCTGCGTCAGATTCTTGCGGGCATCACGGAGCGCCACGGCCCGGACGAGGTCGTGATCGCCCTCATGGAGCCGCGCGGCGCGCTCGCGTCCACGATTCACGACGACTATCTGGGCGGTCATGCGACGAACGGTCCGCGCGCCAGGGAGCTCGCGGCGGCCGTCGCGCTCGAGATGGCCAAGCGCCGCGACGGTGAGTCCCCGTCGACGATGCGGGTGTTCGTCATCGCCGACGACTTCGACATCCTTTCCGCCGGTGGCACGTCGCCGCTGGAGCCGCTGCTGCCCTTCCTGCCGCAGGCGCGGGATCTGGGCCTGTCGGTGATCCTCACCCGTCCCGTGGCCGGCGCCTCGCGCGCGCTATTCGATTCATCGCTGCAGACGGTGCGCGACGTGGGGGCGACCGGACTGCTGCTGTCCGGTGAGCGCTCCGAGGGTGCGCTGTGGCCCGGCGTCTACGCGACTCCGGCGATCCCAGGCCGCGCGCGCATCGTCCGCCGTGCCGAGGCGCCGCGCCTGATGCAGATCGTGCACCGAGGCTGA
- a CDS encoding DUF6054 family protein: MRRGPCGAIARGSISASIEHSGELSIGDARVVLRTYERYSVTGSNRVTLSVTILAVGDRLEVALTTSGGSEALFFTINTFGESAFMDKAVEAIDTFA; the protein is encoded by the coding sequence GTGCGACGCGGACCGTGCGGCGCCATCGCGCGTGGCAGCATCTCGGCCTCGATCGAGCACTCCGGCGAGCTCAGCATCGGCGACGCTCGCGTGGTCCTGCGCACGTATGAGCGCTACAGCGTCACTGGCAGCAATCGAGTCACGCTGTCCGTGACCATCCTCGCCGTGGGCGATCGCTTGGAGGTCGCGCTCACCACGTCCGGCGGCAGCGAGGCCTTGTTCTTCACGATCAACACGTTCGGTGAGAGCGCCTTCATGGACAAGGCGGTCGAGGCGATCGACACCTTCGCGTGA
- a CDS encoding FadR/GntR family transcriptional regulator has translation MSLPNKRGARMRRSTAAGQIKELILTQRLKPGDALPTEAELCETLDVSRSSVREAIRTLSTLDIVDVRHGHGTFVGDMSLDPLVETLVFRGALSSDGSLEALREVVEVRLALDFALAELVVEGARRHHVEELHVLVDEMNAKAARGEYFLEADRTFHTLLYSATDNQLAEQLVGAFWDVHTAVAPHLGSASPSEMRETAQCHADMLAAVLRGDVEAYRKSVVEHYRPIQRMLEAAPR, from the coding sequence ATGTCACTGCCCAATAAGCGTGGTGCCCGGATGCGTCGCTCCACCGCGGCCGGCCAGATCAAGGAGCTGATCCTCACCCAGAGGCTCAAGCCCGGCGATGCGCTTCCCACCGAGGCCGAGCTCTGCGAGACCCTCGACGTCTCCCGCTCCTCGGTTCGAGAGGCGATCCGCACTCTGTCAACGCTCGACATTGTGGACGTGCGCCACGGGCACGGCACCTTCGTCGGCGACATGTCCCTCGATCCCCTGGTTGAGACGCTCGTATTCCGCGGGGCGCTGTCCTCCGATGGGTCGCTCGAGGCGCTGAGAGAAGTCGTCGAAGTTCGACTCGCCTTGGACTTCGCGCTCGCAGAACTCGTGGTGGAAGGCGCGCGCCGCCACCACGTCGAGGAGCTTCACGTACTCGTGGACGAGATGAACGCCAAGGCCGCACGCGGCGAGTACTTCCTCGAAGCGGATCGCACGTTCCACACGCTGCTGTACTCCGCAACCGACAATCAGCTCGCCGAGCAGCTCGTCGGCGCGTTCTGGGACGTGCACACCGCCGTCGCACCTCACTTGGGTTCGGCGTCCCCCTCCGAGATGCGCGAGACCGCCCAATGCCATGCAGACATGCTTGCGGCCGTGCTTCGCGGGGACGTCGAGGCGTATCGCAAGTCGGTGGTCGAGCACTATCGCCCGATTCAGCGGATGCTCGAGGCCGCGCCGCGTTGA
- a CDS encoding VanZ family protein has translation MPNDILDNVALVIAAAAVAAVALAFAGFIGARHGRGTRSVLWTALVLWLLVIAVATLGSTVSSHYTGPRGLSLVPGQEIERGLANERGSNPWLNLVGNVALFMPFGFLAACLVRAPFIGRVATAFIFGLTLSASIEIAQYVLGRVADIDDVILNTSGALAGGVVGALVAVVTLRSRRVRAD, from the coding sequence GTGCCGAACGACATCCTCGACAACGTCGCCCTCGTCATCGCGGCGGCGGCGGTCGCTGCGGTGGCGCTTGCCTTCGCGGGGTTCATCGGCGCGCGGCATGGCCGCGGGACCCGATCGGTGCTGTGGACCGCGCTCGTGCTCTGGCTGCTGGTGATCGCCGTCGCCACCCTCGGCTCCACGGTGTCGTCGCACTACACGGGTCCGCGAGGGTTGAGCCTGGTCCCCGGACAGGAGATTGAACGCGGGCTTGCCAACGAGCGCGGCTCCAACCCGTGGCTCAACCTGGTGGGCAACGTCGCCCTGTTCATGCCGTTCGGATTCCTCGCTGCGTGCCTGGTGAGGGCGCCATTCATTGGCCGCGTGGCGACCGCGTTCATCTTCGGCCTCACGCTGTCGGCCTCGATCGAGATCGCGCAGTACGTGCTGGGCCGGGTCGCCGACATCGACGACGTGATCCTCAACACGAGCGGCGCGCTCGCCGGAGGCGTCGTGGGCGCGCTGGTGGCGGTGGTCACGCTGCGATCGCGCAGAGTCCGAGCAGACTGA
- a CDS encoding flavodoxin family protein: MSTTSEDDRSTPSFGGLKALFINATLKRSPEPSHTDGLLRVSSAIMRDHGVQVDAVRAIDLDIAPGVWPDMTEHGEDADDWPELYRQVLAADILVLAGPIWLGDNSSVMKLVIERLYSSSALLNDTGQYAYYGQVGGCVITGNEDGVKHCAMNVLYSMQHLGFTIPPQADAGWIGAAGPGPGYLDPGSGGPENDFTNRNTTFMTYNLLHLAAMLKVAGGFPAYGNRRSEWDAGCSPHQQNPEYR, encoded by the coding sequence ATGAGCACCACGAGCGAGGATGACCGGTCTACGCCGAGTTTTGGGGGGCTCAAGGCGCTCTTCATCAATGCGACCTTGAAGCGCTCGCCGGAGCCGAGCCACACGGACGGCCTCCTCCGGGTCAGCAGCGCCATCATGCGCGACCACGGCGTGCAGGTCGACGCGGTGCGGGCGATCGACCTCGACATCGCACCGGGCGTGTGGCCGGACATGACCGAGCACGGCGAGGATGCGGACGACTGGCCCGAGCTCTACCGACAAGTCCTCGCCGCCGACATCCTCGTGCTGGCAGGCCCCATCTGGCTCGGTGACAACAGCTCGGTCATGAAGCTGGTCATCGAGCGGCTCTACTCAAGTTCGGCGCTCTTGAACGACACGGGCCAGTACGCCTACTACGGCCAGGTCGGGGGTTGCGTGATCACCGGGAACGAGGACGGGGTCAAGCACTGCGCGATGAACGTGCTCTACAGCATGCAGCATCTTGGTTTCACGATCCCGCCGCAGGCCGACGCTGGGTGGATCGGGGCCGCGGGCCCCGGCCCGGGCTATCTCGACCCCGGTTCAGGCGGACCGGAGAATGACTTCACCAATCGCAACACCACGTTCATGACGTACAACCTCCTCCACCTGGCGGCGATGCTGAAGGTCGCAGGGGGCTTCCCTGCGTACGGAAACCGTCGGAGCGAGTGGGACGCTGGCTGCTCACCGCATCAGCAGAACCCCGAGTACCGGTGA
- a CDS encoding pore-forming ESAT-6 family protein: MAGNVADRRDYDVAASQNAQDNFNKIAAQLESLIEARDADVRAAMSDYSADGVSDDYAAKELRWKNAAAQVRQIIDTLRTSLERSDETAQSAINKAKTAVSNIG; the protein is encoded by the coding sequence ATGGCTGGAAACGTTGCTGACCGCCGCGACTACGACGTCGCCGCATCGCAGAATGCGCAGGACAACTTCAACAAGATCGCCGCTCAGCTCGAGTCGCTGATCGAGGCTCGCGACGCCGATGTGCGCGCTGCGATGTCGGACTACTCCGCCGACGGGGTCTCGGATGACTACGCCGCCAAGGAGCTGCGGTGGAAGAACGCCGCCGCCCAGGTGCGTCAGATCATCGACACCCTGCGCACGTCGCTCGAGCGTTCCGACGAGACCGCACAGTCCGCGATCAACAAGGCCAAGACCGCCGTCTCCAACATCGGCTGA
- a CDS encoding DUF6177 family protein has translation METSSPYPAPDLAAHPLVRAVTDRAVVMDVRSDPVYFSEGTADVLSRAAAIGLRPVVVTPPQTRMTFAARYIIEMMEGRWLHAMPDGTVRSPFTGMRWEYATDPVRPERRGEVIGVDPLESPPVMLAGFSVSVHHAASDALVIGGVAEVLAESLADDEPAAWNVHEPALLRWDRSTVTAHARVRMPGIARVFIVGAKGRFQATVSVRRTDTGVEETVSGIAAVPGVVSAADALPALTERARSALRAVADNVRMPLQGTVSATPGWPDLMQRPGRAAPPVPLAMLVGPRAVHLLALDITTAAAAHRVEQAGSGKLPSVVVSFEPRPDGSWDEIAQLVSVAGVDRVRAAAGVAEPREQEDLR, from the coding sequence GTGGAGACGTCGAGCCCGTACCCTGCCCCCGACCTCGCGGCGCACCCGTTGGTGCGCGCCGTCACGGATCGTGCGGTGGTGATGGATGTGCGGTCCGATCCGGTGTACTTCAGCGAGGGAACTGCGGATGTGCTGAGCCGCGCCGCGGCGATCGGTCTGCGGCCGGTCGTGGTGACTCCGCCGCAGACCCGCATGACGTTTGCGGCGCGCTACATCATCGAGATGATGGAGGGCCGGTGGCTGCACGCGATGCCCGACGGCACGGTGCGCTCGCCGTTCACAGGGATGCGGTGGGAGTACGCCACCGATCCCGTGAGGCCCGAGCGTCGCGGTGAGGTGATCGGGGTTGACCCGCTCGAATCGCCCCCGGTGATGCTGGCGGGTTTCTCGGTGTCGGTGCACCATGCGGCGAGTGACGCGCTGGTGATCGGAGGCGTGGCCGAGGTGCTCGCCGAGTCCCTCGCCGACGACGAGCCGGCCGCGTGGAATGTGCACGAGCCGGCGCTGCTGCGCTGGGACCGGTCCACCGTGACGGCGCACGCCCGCGTCCGCATGCCGGGGATCGCCCGGGTGTTCATCGTGGGCGCGAAGGGCCGCTTCCAGGCGACGGTGTCCGTGCGACGCACGGACACGGGCGTGGAGGAGACGGTGTCCGGGATCGCCGCGGTTCCCGGCGTCGTCAGTGCGGCCGATGCGCTGCCCGCCTTGACGGAGCGCGCTCGCTCCGCACTGCGCGCGGTCGCCGACAACGTGCGCATGCCCCTGCAGGGGACCGTGTCCGCGACGCCCGGTTGGCCCGACCTGATGCAACGCCCTGGTCGCGCCGCGCCTCCCGTTCCGTTGGCGATGCTGGTAGGACCGCGAGCGGTGCATCTGCTCGCTCTGGACATCACCACGGCCGCCGCCGCTCATCGCGTGGAGCAGGCCGGGAGCGGCAAGCTGCCGTCCGTGGTGGTGAGCTTCGAGCCCCGGCCGGACGGCTCGTGGGACGAGATCGCACAGCTGGTGAGCGTCGCCGGTGTGGACCGGGTGCGGGCCGCCGCGGGTGTCGCCGAGCCGCGAGAGCAGGAGGACCTGCGATGA
- a CDS encoding FHA domain-containing protein: MTTTSRAVDPVATPLARAEPAGGAQIAAGVILALVQVLVAGAVVTSGFALGGTGAGVATLVATGSALTLDFAWWMRAGHGLAWRVAGISLLARTDDAPLGFGRLVPMPPTWVAATRGRRHPVDVRLDPVVLSDPDPIRGPRQPRIADVSTPASAALRAAPAIESAPSAGEDQRGPAPVPKADATGLPVLPPGMQLADTEASPRSHGGPVRVTVDGQSRHVLTGTAIVGRRPVAEADGQSTIEVTDLTRTLSKNHLRLSVESDGTLVATDLGSTNGSAIVSADGARTDLLPHAPAPLGLDDAVTLGDHQLTFSQGGSA, encoded by the coding sequence ATGACGACGACCTCTCGCGCCGTGGACCCCGTGGCGACTCCTCTCGCGCGCGCGGAGCCGGCCGGAGGGGCGCAGATCGCGGCGGGCGTGATTCTCGCCCTCGTCCAGGTGCTCGTCGCGGGTGCTGTCGTGACGTCCGGCTTCGCCCTGGGCGGCACGGGTGCCGGGGTTGCCACGCTGGTGGCCACGGGCTCGGCGTTGACGCTCGACTTCGCATGGTGGATGCGTGCCGGGCATGGCCTCGCCTGGCGGGTGGCGGGAATCAGCCTGCTCGCGCGCACGGACGATGCCCCCTTGGGTTTCGGCAGGCTCGTGCCGATGCCGCCCACCTGGGTCGCCGCGACGCGCGGACGGCGCCACCCCGTCGATGTGCGCCTCGACCCCGTCGTGCTCTCCGACCCTGACCCGATCCGGGGCCCGCGACAGCCCCGCATCGCAGACGTCTCGACCCCCGCATCGGCCGCACTGCGCGCGGCGCCAGCGATCGAGTCGGCCCCGAGCGCAGGCGAGGACCAGCGAGGCCCGGCCCCCGTGCCGAAGGCCGACGCGACGGGCCTCCCGGTGCTCCCTCCCGGCATGCAGCTGGCAGACACCGAGGCTTCTCCTCGCAGCCACGGCGGCCCCGTCCGGGTGACGGTCGACGGCCAGTCGCGTCATGTCCTCACCGGCACGGCCATCGTGGGCAGGCGACCCGTCGCCGAGGCGGACGGTCAGAGCACCATCGAGGTCACCGACCTCACTCGCACCCTGTCGAAGAATCACCTGCGCCTCTCGGTCGAGAGCGACGGCACGCTGGTCGCGACGGACCTGGGGTCGACCAACGGCAGCGCCATCGTGAGTGCCGACGGCGCTCGCACCGACCTGCTGCCCCACGCCCCGGCGCCGCTCGGACTGGACGACGCGGTGACCCTGGGCGATCACCAGCTGACGTTCTCGCAGGGAGGCAGCGCATGA